From the Sphingobium sp. RAC03 genome, the window CCTGGCGGCGAGCAACAAGCGGCTGACCGGCTTTGGCTGGCGCGAAGTTCCCGAGATTATCGCGCTGAGCAAACGCCAGCATCGCATTTTGCTGGAGGCCGAAGGCTTTGGCCTGCGCGATGGGTTTACCGTACCCGTGCACGTCGCGGGCGAATATCGCGGCACTTGCTCGTTTGGGAGCGACCAGCCAATTGAGCTCACGCACAATCGCATCGGCTGCGCCCAGATCGTGGCAATGTACAGCTTCGAGGTCGCGCGGCGCATCAGGTGCAAGGGCAGAGCATTCCAAGGCGCGATCCCAGAACTTACGCAACGGCAACTGGACTGTCTGGTGTTCGTTGGTTCCGGCAAGACCAACTGGGAAATCAGCAAAATCCTCGGCGTTTCGGAAGACACCGTGCGCAAGCACGTCCTCGACGCGATGCGACGCTATAAAGTCGGCAAACGCACATTGCTGATCGTGCGCGCCCTGTTCGATGGTCAGCTTTGCTATCGCGATCTGCTCACCAAGCACTGATCCCCCCCTTTGGGGTAATGGCGGGCAGCTGTGATCCTTCGCATCCTGCTGATCTCTCACGCAGGAGGAAGATCATGCTGTCCGTTCAAACAGGGATATCGACGCGCGTCCCCGATGCGCTGCTGGCCGACATGTACCGGGATCGTAAGCGGGTGTTCATCGATCTGCTAGGCTGGGATCTGCCGGTCCTGGACGATCGCTATGAAATCGACCAATTTGACGGTCCTGATACAGTATATCTCATCATCGGTTCGCCCGAAGGGGACCATCTGGGCTCGATCCGGCTATTGCCCACCGATCGGCCGACGGTGTTGGGTGCAATTTTCGACCATCTGTGCGAGGCAGGCGCGCCAGCCTCGCCTCGCATCTGGGAGCTTTCCCGGCTGTGCCTCTCACCGCGCATACGCGCGACCCGGCGCCGGGAGGTGCGCAACCGGCTTCTGACAGCGGCGGTGAAAACCGCCATGGAGAATGGCGCGACGCATTTATGCTGCGTCGTCTACGTCTGGTATATGCCCGAGGTCCTGTCCTATGGCTGGCGGTGCAGGCCGCTTGGCCTGCCGCAGCCAGACCCAAGCGGTTTGGTCATCGCGCTGGAAATCACGCTGGATGACGATACCCAGTCTTTGATGGACCAAGCCGGCACCTGGGACGAGACGCCGGTCGCCATCTCCCGCGATGGACGACGCAGTAGGGGGGCAGTCCAATGAAGCAGGAACGCATCGGGCACCCGGCCCGCCCCCATATTGATGCGCTCAATATGGTGGGCTATTGCGTGGTCGACGACCTCATCCCGCCGGCCTGCGTCCGCGCTCTGGCGCAGGACCTCGATCGCGACTTTTGCCGGACACCCGTCTCCCAAGGCCCCTTTTATGGGGCCGACACAGTCCGGTTCGG encodes:
- a CDS encoding LuxR family transcriptional regulator; the protein is MFMSPQIIEFMDGCSGITEETALRDVLGEMTHALGFRQYALLHHVDLANPPDHSITLMSYDDAWIERIVRKRYFQDDPILAASNKRLTGFGWREVPEIIALSKRQHRILLEAEGFGLRDGFTVPVHVAGEYRGTCSFGSDQPIELTHNRIGCAQIVAMYSFEVARRIRCKGRAFQGAIPELTQRQLDCLVFVGSGKTNWEISKILGVSEDTVRKHVLDAMRRYKVGKRTLLIVRALFDGQLCYRDLLTKH
- a CDS encoding acyl-homoserine-lactone synthase, producing MLSVQTGISTRVPDALLADMYRDRKRVFIDLLGWDLPVLDDRYEIDQFDGPDTVYLIIGSPEGDHLGSIRLLPTDRPTVLGAIFDHLCEAGAPASPRIWELSRLCLSPRIRATRRREVRNRLLTAAVKTAMENGATHLCCVVYVWYMPEVLSYGWRCRPLGLPQPDPSGLVIALEITLDDDTQSLMDQAGTWDETPVAISRDGRRSRGAVQ